A window of Persephonella sp. genomic DNA:
TATTAATTTTGTCTATTATATTGCTGTCAACTATGCCTATGCCAATTGCTATGGCTTTTTGTTTAATTTCTTCTATCAGATTTTCCCTTTGTTTAGGGGTGAGTTTCTTTGAGTCTTTGAAAATAAAAGGTTTTATATCAGGTGGAAAAATAACAGCGGCAGCAACTACGGGGCCTGCCAGAGGGCCCCTACCTGCCTCATCTATTCCTACAACTTTTGAATAACCTTTTTCCCAAAGGCTTTTTTCAATTTCAAGCATTAACCTACTGATTTTCTTTAGCAGCAGCAGATTCTTCTGCTCTTTTTCTGAGTTCCCACTCTTTGATTTCTCTAATCTTAGCAGCTTTACCTCTTCTTTCTCTGAGGTAGTAGAGTTTAGCCCTTCTAACTTTACCTCTTTTGGAGAGTTCAATTTTTTCTATTGATGGACATGCAAATGGGAATGTTCTTTCAATTCCTACACCATAAGATTCTTTTCTTACAGTAAAGCTTTTTCCTGTTCCACTTCCTTTAATTCTAATTACAACACCTTCAAAAACCTGAATTCTCTCTTTGTTTCTTTCTTTAACTTTTACATGAACTTTTACTGTGTCACCAACTCTAAATTCAGGAATGTCCTGCGGGATGTATTTTTGCTCTATTTCTCTGATTAACTGGTGCATTTCTTCCTCCTCAAGCTAATTTAGCAAAACAATAGTTTACTATAATGTTTAAAAAAAATAAAGTATCCTTAAAGTAAGCCGTTATTAATTATGTTGAAGATCAAATTTTTCTTGGGCTAAAGGAATAAATTTCCTTTCTATCACTGGATAATCGTTGACTACGCCTTTTGACAATAAGATTTGGAACACATAATTTGAACCCACCCAAAAAGAAACAGCAGAAGCTATAAGGTATAAATCCCACATTCTGATAAATTTTTCATCAAACATTTCCCGAATTTTATCTATGTTTTTCCAGAAATTTTCCCTCCATTTTTTCAATGTATAGTAGTAATGCATACGCCAGTTATCAAAATCCACAAGAAAATACTTAAACTGAAATGAACATAAAGAATCCATTATTTCACTAATTGAAGGTAGATAACCTCCCGGGAATATATATTTCCTTATCCATCTGCTCTGGGTATCTGTGTGCATTTTACCTATTGTGTGAAGGAGAAATAATCCACCCTTATCAAGCACTTGATATACCTTATCGAAAAAGTCACGGTAATGTTCCCTTCCCACATGTTCAAACATTCCTACAGAAACGACCTTGGTAAACTTTTTGTTTAAGTCAGGAAGCTGGGTATAATGCATAAGATATACTTCAACTCTATCTTCTAAATTCCTATTTTTAATTTCTTCTTTCACATGCTTATATTGATTTTCTGAAAGGGTTATTCCAACTGCTTTTAAACCATATCTTTCTGCACTTTCCAGTATAATTGAGCCCCATCCACAACCAATATCAAGTAAAGTATCATTTTCATTTAATTGAAGTTTGTCATATATTATTTTTCTTTTTAATTTTTGAGCATCTTCAAGACTCATATCGGGACTTTCAAAAAAGGCACAGGAGTAAGTCATACTATCATCAAGAAATAGTTTATAAAAGTCATCTCCAATATCATAATGATACTGGATATTTTCTTTATCCCGGGAAACGCTCCATCTAAATATATTTTTAATTAATGTGGTGGCTTTATTTTTCTCCATCTGATTTGCAAGATAAAATCCTCTTTTTAGTATTTCTTCCAAATCTCCCTCTATTTCTATATCACCATTCATATAACCTTCCCCAAATCCCATTTCAATATCTTTTAATACATTATTAAGAGCAGTTTCTGTTTTGAATTTAATAAGGTAGTCTGGCTTTGAAGACGATATTATTTTTCCGGATGGTAATTGAATACCGATGATTTTATCTTGATTTTGATTGATTTGGGAAAGGAATTTTTCTATTATCTTTTCTTTAATCAATGGGAGCCCCTCCGGGAGAAAGATACAATAAAAATATATGCGCTGTAATTTTATTTTCCAGAGGGGCTAAATATTTATTTATTTAACAATTTATCCAGTTCTTCTACTACTTTTGCAACATGACCTTTGGCCTTAACATTTCTCCATTTTTTGACTATTGTTCCATCAGGGGCAATTATGTATGTGGAGCGAATAACACCTTTTGTTACCTTGCCATACATTTTTTTCTCGCCATAGGCATCATAAGCTTCTAAAACTTTTTTATCTGGGTCTGAAAGGAGATAAAAGTTCAGATTATACTTCTCTTTAAATTTTTTGTGGCTGTTCATACTATCCGGGCTAACTCCTGCAACAACTGCTTTGTCTCCAATTACATTAAGATTATCCCTGAAATCGCAAGCTTCTGTGGTGCAACCTGGAGTATTATCCTTCGGATAAAAATATAAAATGAGATATTTACCTTCAGAAAGTAAGTCTTTAAGGCAGATTTCCTTTTCTTCACCTTCAGGCGTTAATCCCTGCAGACAAAAATCTGGTGCTTTATCTCCTTCTTTTAACATTGTTTTCCTCCTTTTTATTTATATCTTCTTAGTAACTCTTCCTGAATATCTTCTAATTTTATTCCTGTATCGGCAAGTGCAATAATCAAATGAAAAATAAGGTCTGCAGTTTCATAGACAATTTCGTCTTTATCTTTATTTTTCAGGGCTATTACAGTTTCTATAGCTTCCTCTCCTACTTTTTGGATAATTTTGTCTGAACCTTTTTCAAATAATTTTGCAACATAAGAGCCTTCAGGTTTTGTTGTTTTTCTTTCTAGGACTTTTTCATATAAAGCGTGGAATATCTCATAGGCATCAGGTTTTTCTTCTTTTTTCAGGTTTATATCCCTGTAAAAACAGCTTTCTTCCCCTGTATGACAGGCCACTCCGTAATCTTTTACAAGATATAAAACACTATCTTCATCACAATCTATTTTTATTTTTACTACTTTTTGCTTATTTCCAGAGGTTTCTCCCTTTACCCATAGTTCCTGTCTGGAACGGGAATAGTATGTGGCATAACCGGTTTCAATGGTTTTTTCTATAGCTTCTTTATTGGCATAGGCCTGCATAAGAACCTTTCCTGTGTAATAGCTCTGGGTTACAACAGGCACAAGTCCATGGGAGTTGAATTTTATTTTTTCCAGAATAGATTTATCCAATAGAATTACCTCTTAATAATTTGTTATATAATTAAGAAATTATACTTAAATTAAGTGGGAAAGAAAAAATGTTAAGTAAATATAAAGTTTTAAATAAAATAAATGATTATAAAGACCTGAAAAATCTTTCTGATGAAGAGATAAAATCTCTAATAGAAGAAATCAGGGATTATATCATTGAGGTAACCTCCAGAAATGGTGGTCATATTGGGCCTTCCCTTGGTGTCGTTGAGTTAACAGTAGCACTTCTAAAGGTATTTAACCCTGAGATGGATAGAATCGTCTGGGATATAGGTCATCAGGCCTATTCATGGAAAATCCTAACAGGTAGAAAAGAGCAATTTAAAACACTCAGACAGTATAAAGGCATTTCAGGATTTCTAAAAAGGACTGAAAGTCCCTACGACCATTTTGGTGCAGGACACAGTAGCACCTCAATCTCTGCTGCCCTTGGAATGAGAATGGCAAAAGACCTGAAAAAAGAGGAAGGCTGGAGTATTGCCGTTATCGGTGATGGTGCAATGACAGCCGGTCAAGCTTTTGAAGGTCTAAATAATGCAGGATGGTTAGACCCAAGCAAGTTTATCGTCATTCTTAATGATAATCAGATGTCTATATCTCCAAACGTCGGGGCAATTTATACATATTTCAACAGAATAATAACAAATGAAGTATTCCAGAAATCAAGACAAAAACTAAAAGATGTAATAAAGAAAGTTTTTGGTGAACAAGGTGCAAAGGTTGCAAGGAAGTTTGAAGAATACATAAAAGGGCTTTTTGCCCCAGGTGTCATATTTGAGGAACTTGGTTTCACATACGTGGGACCTGTTGATGGACACAATGTTTTTGAACTAGAAAAAACACTGGAAAATATCAAAAAAATGAGAGGTCCTATAATTCTGCATATACTCACCCAAAAAGGAAAAGGATATAAACCTGCAGAAGAAAACCCAACTCCATTTCATGGAATATCTCCTTTTGACAAAATAACAGGAACACCAATTAAGAAAGTCGGTGCTCCACCTTCCTGGAGTAAAGTTTTTGGTAAGGCTCTGACAGAGATTGCAGAAAAGGATGAGAAGGTTGTAGCAATTACGCCGGCTATGAAAGAAGGCTCAGGGCTTACCGAATTTGCAGATAGATTTCCGGATAGATTTTTTGATGTTGGTATAGCTGAACAGCATGCTGCCACATTTGCTGCAGGACTTGCAGCAGAAGGAATGAAACCTGTTCTATCTTATTATTCAACATTTCTACAAAGGGGATATGACCAGGTTATCCATGATATTGCCCTTCAACATTTACCTGTTGTAATTGCAATTGATAGGGCAGGACTGGTAGGAGAAGATGGACCAACACACCATGGAGTTTATGATATAGCATTTTTAAGGGCTATTCCTGATATCGTTATATCTGCCCCTAAAGACCAACAAGAGTTAAGAAATCTCCTTTATACTGCAATAAACTCTGGCAAAACATTTGCCATAAGATATCCCCGAGGTTCAGCTATAGGAGAAAAAGCAGAAGGATTTGAGGAAATTCCTATAGGTAGTTGGGAAGTTTTAGATGAAGGAAAAGATATAGCTATCCTTGCTGTTGGTAAGTATGTAGAAAAAGCTAAAGAAACCAAAAATCAGCTTAAAAAATATGGAATAAATCCGACTATTGTTAATGCAAGATTTATTAGACCTCTGGATAAAAAACTCCTAAATGAAATTCTAAGCGCCCATCATTTTGTTATAACTATGGAAGATGGAACTGTAAATGGTGGTTTTGGAAGTGCTATAGCCGAGTATATTCTGGATAATAGATACTCCAACGAACTGCTGAGATTTGGTATTCCTGATAGATTTGTTCAACACGGAAAGATAGACAAATTAGAAGAGGAACTGGGACTGTTACCGTCCCAAATGGTTGTTAAAATCATGGACTTTATAAAAGGAGAAAACTACAAAGTAGTAGGTTAAATTAGGAGTGCTCTTCAACCCATTTGTATGCCAGATAAGCCATTACTGATACGCCTATAGGTAGGACATCCTCATCTATATCAAACAGTGGACTGTGGAGAGGTGCTGTTATTCCTTTTTCCTCATTTCTAATTCCAATTCTGATAAATGTTCCTGGAACTTTCATAAGATATTCAGCAAAATCTTCGCCACCCATACTTGGATTTTCCAGCTCAACCACATTTTCTTCTCCAAGTAAATCCTTCATCATACCAAGGGCAAATTTTGTTGTTTTCTCATCATTTATTACAGGTGGAGTTCCATGTTGATAATCAAATTCATAAGCAGCTCCATAGGCAAGGGTTACACCCCAGATAGTATGCTCCATCCATTTTGGTATCTGATCTCTAAGCTCAAGGCTAAGAGTTCTAACTGTTCCTCCCATCTCAATTTCATCGGGAATAATGTTATCTGCATATCCGCCTTTTATCCTTCCGATAGTTAAAACTGCCGGATGCAGCGGATCAACTTTTCTGCTAACTATATGATGGAGGGAGTTTATAACCTGTGCTCCTACAAGAACAGGGTCAACTCCAAGGTGTGGTCTGGAGGCATGGGCACCTTTCCCTTTAATTTTTATATGGAATATATCGGAGGAAGCCATCATATGACCTATCTTTGTTCCCACTTTTCCTGCAGGAAGTTCAGGGAACATGTGGGCTCCAAAAATAGCTGATACTTTCGGATTATCTAAAACTCCTGCTTCTACTAATTTTTTTGCTCCATCACAATCATGTCTTTCTTCACAGGGCTGGAATATAAGTTTTACATTCCCCTGAAGATGTTCCTTTAATTCAGTTAAAACCTTGGCAGCCCCTAATAAGATGGTAGTATGAGCATCATGGCCACAGGAATGCATAACATTTGGAACTTTTGAGGCATAGGGTTTTCCTGTTTTTTCCTGCATAGGCAGGGCATCCATATCAGCCCTAAGGGCTACGGTTATATCATGTTTTCCTTTAATAAGACCGACAACTGCTGTAGTTCCACCGAAATTTTCTATTACTTCATCAACTCCAAATTCTCTTAGTTTTTCTGCAACAAATTTTGCTGTTTTATGCTCTTGTGCAGAAAGTTCAGGATACATATGTATATGTCTTCTCCACTGGATAAGTTCATCTTTTATCTGGTTTGATAATTTTTTGATTTCTTCTCTGGCGTCAATATGAATAGACATTAGACCCTCCTGTGATATAGTTATAAATACAATATATTGCTATTAATTATTTTATTCCATGAGATTTTTCAGGCCATTTAAAACCATATCAGGAGTTATATCTTGCATGCACTCAAATGTGCCTGTTGGACATTCGTTGTGACCATGAAGTCCGCAAGGTCTACATTTTAGGCCTTTAACTTCAACAACAATACCGTTTCTGTATGGATAAAACCCAAAATCTGTTATTGTGGGACCATATATATCAACCACAGGGGTATTAAATGCAACTGCCATATGAACAGGTGCCGAATCATTTGATATAAGGGCTTTTGCATGTTTTATCAGAGAAAAACTTTCCCTTAAATTTGTTTTGCCAACGAGATTTAAAGGTTTATTTTTCAAAAGAGATATTATTTTTTGAGTAAAAGGTAAATCCTCTTCTCCACCAATCAGCACAATATTTTCATTTTCCATAAGAGCTTTTATTACTTCCCTGAAACCCTCTACCGTCCATCTTTTTG
This region includes:
- a CDS encoding class I SAM-dependent methyltransferase; this translates as MIKEKIIEKFLSQINQNQDKIIGIQLPSGKIISSSKPDYLIKFKTETALNNVLKDIEMGFGEGYMNGDIEIEGDLEEILKRGFYLANQMEKNKATTLIKNIFRWSVSRDKENIQYHYDIGDDFYKLFLDDSMTYSCAFFESPDMSLEDAQKLKRKIIYDKLQLNENDTLLDIGCGWGSIILESAERYGLKAVGITLSENQYKHVKEEIKNRNLEDRVEVYLMHYTQLPDLNKKFTKVVSVGMFEHVGREHYRDFFDKVYQVLDKGGLFLLHTIGKMHTDTQSRWIRKYIFPGGYLPSISEIMDSLCSFQFKYFLVDFDNWRMHYYYTLKKWRENFWKNIDKIREMFDEKFIRMWDLYLIASAVSFWVGSNYVFQILLSKGVVNDYPVIERKFIPLAQEKFDLQHN
- a CDS encoding peroxiredoxin; this encodes MLKEGDKAPDFCLQGLTPEGEEKEICLKDLLSEGKYLILYFYPKDNTPGCTTEACDFRDNLNVIGDKAVVAGVSPDSMNSHKKFKEKYNLNFYLLSDPDKKVLEAYDAYGEKKMYGKVTKGVIRSTYIIAPDGTIVKKWRNVKAKGHVAKVVEELDKLLNK
- a CDS encoding M20 family metallopeptidase produces the protein MSIHIDAREEIKKLSNQIKDELIQWRRHIHMYPELSAQEHKTAKFVAEKLREFGVDEVIENFGGTTAVVGLIKGKHDITVALRADMDALPMQEKTGKPYASKVPNVMHSCGHDAHTTILLGAAKVLTELKEHLQGNVKLIFQPCEERHDCDGAKKLVEAGVLDNPKVSAIFGAHMFPELPAGKVGTKIGHMMASSDIFHIKIKGKGAHASRPHLGVDPVLVGAQVINSLHHIVSRKVDPLHPAVLTIGRIKGGYADNIIPDEIEMGGTVRTLSLELRDQIPKWMEHTIWGVTLAYGAAYEFDYQHGTPPVINDEKTTKFALGMMKDLLGEENVVELENPSMGGEDFAEYLMKVPGTFIRIGIRNEEKGITAPLHSPLFDIDEDVLPIGVSVMAYLAYKWVEEHS
- the hisIE gene encoding bifunctional phosphoribosyl-AMP cyclohydrolase/phosphoribosyl-ATP diphosphatase HisIE — encoded protein: MDKSILEKIKFNSHGLVPVVTQSYYTGKVLMQAYANKEAIEKTIETGYATYYSRSRQELWVKGETSGNKQKVVKIKIDCDEDSVLYLVKDYGVACHTGEESCFYRDINLKKEEKPDAYEIFHALYEKVLERKTTKPEGSYVAKLFEKGSDKIIQKVGEEAIETVIALKNKDKDEIVYETADLIFHLIIALADTGIKLEDIQEELLRRYK
- the dxs gene encoding 1-deoxy-D-xylulose-5-phosphate synthase, which gives rise to MLSKYKVLNKINDYKDLKNLSDEEIKSLIEEIRDYIIEVTSRNGGHIGPSLGVVELTVALLKVFNPEMDRIVWDIGHQAYSWKILTGRKEQFKTLRQYKGISGFLKRTESPYDHFGAGHSSTSISAALGMRMAKDLKKEEGWSIAVIGDGAMTAGQAFEGLNNAGWLDPSKFIVILNDNQMSISPNVGAIYTYFNRIITNEVFQKSRQKLKDVIKKVFGEQGAKVARKFEEYIKGLFAPGVIFEELGFTYVGPVDGHNVFELEKTLENIKKMRGPIILHILTQKGKGYKPAEENPTPFHGISPFDKITGTPIKKVGAPPSWSKVFGKALTEIAEKDEKVVAITPAMKEGSGLTEFADRFPDRFFDVGIAEQHAATFAAGLAAEGMKPVLSYYSTFLQRGYDQVIHDIALQHLPVVIAIDRAGLVGEDGPTHHGVYDIAFLRAIPDIVISAPKDQQELRNLLYTAINSGKTFAIRYPRGSAIGEKAEGFEEIPIGSWEVLDEGKDIAILAVGKYVEKAKETKNQLKKYGINPTIVNARFIRPLDKKLLNEILSAHHFVITMEDGTVNGGFGSAIAEYILDNRYSNELLRFGIPDRFVQHGKIDKLEEELGLLPSQMVVKIMDFIKGENYKVVG
- the rplS gene encoding 50S ribosomal protein L19, which encodes MHQLIREIEQKYIPQDIPEFRVGDTVKVHVKVKERNKERIQVFEGVVIRIKGSGTGKSFTVRKESYGVGIERTFPFACPSIEKIELSKRGKVRRAKLYYLRERRGKAAKIREIKEWELRKRAEESAAAKENQ